One Amorphoplanes digitatis genomic window carries:
- a CDS encoding ABC transporter ATP-binding protein, whose translation MASTPTEGGRKGRAHTVTAAEKKQAAEVSLRRIGRLFAAHRLQLAVVTAIIVASSVIAMAAPFLLREVIDRALPRQDLTLLAWLVAGMVAVAAVTSALGVAQTWISTTVGQRVMHRLRTEVFAHLHRQSVAFFTRTRTGEVQSRITNDIGGMQSVVTSTATSIAANLTTAVATAVAMAALSWQLSLVSLVVLPPAIHLTRRVARMRREITARRQRELADLNVIVEEGLSISGVQLSKTMGTGPALVERFTASSTRLIDLELRSELAGRWRMAAMSIIFAAIPALIYLSAGLPATAGTLSIGTLVAFTGLQAGLFRPLMGLLGVGVSLTSSLALFARIFEYLDLPVEVDDPAEPVRLDRPVRGHLRFEDVTFAYPGSTTPAVAGVTLDVPAGTSLALVGATGSGKSTIAALIARLYDPSAGRITVDGIDIRDLRLADLAGIVGVVSQETYLLHTTVRENLRYARPDATDEQIEQAARAAHIHDLIADLPDGYDTVVGSRGHRFSGGEKQRIAIARTLLRDPRILVLDEATSALDTVTERAVQHAFDELSRGRTTVTIAHRLSTIRDADQIAVVAHGHILESGDHADLLSAGGHYATLAA comes from the coding sequence TTGGCATCAACACCCACCGAAGGCGGCCGCAAGGGCCGCGCGCACACCGTCACCGCCGCCGAGAAGAAGCAGGCCGCCGAGGTCTCGCTGCGCCGCATCGGCCGGCTCTTCGCCGCACACCGCCTCCAGCTCGCGGTCGTCACCGCGATCATCGTCGCCTCCTCCGTGATCGCCATGGCAGCGCCGTTCCTGCTCCGCGAGGTCATCGACCGCGCACTCCCCCGGCAGGACCTGACGCTGCTGGCCTGGCTGGTCGCCGGCATGGTCGCCGTCGCCGCCGTGACCTCCGCGCTCGGCGTCGCGCAGACCTGGATCTCCACCACCGTCGGCCAGCGGGTCATGCACCGGCTGCGCACCGAGGTCTTCGCACACCTGCACCGCCAGTCCGTGGCGTTCTTCACCCGGACCCGGACCGGCGAGGTGCAGTCCCGGATCACCAACGACATCGGCGGCATGCAGTCGGTGGTCACCTCGACCGCGACCTCGATCGCCGCCAACCTCACCACCGCCGTAGCCACCGCCGTCGCCATGGCCGCCCTGTCCTGGCAGCTCTCCCTCGTCTCGCTGGTCGTGCTCCCCCCGGCGATCCACCTGACCCGCCGCGTCGCCCGGATGCGCCGGGAGATCACCGCGCGGCGCCAGCGCGAGCTCGCCGACCTCAACGTGATCGTCGAGGAGGGACTGTCGATAAGCGGCGTGCAGCTGAGCAAGACCATGGGCACCGGCCCCGCGCTCGTCGAGCGCTTCACCGCCTCGTCCACCCGGCTCATCGACCTGGAGCTGCGCTCCGAGCTGGCCGGCCGCTGGCGGATGGCCGCGATGAGCATCATCTTCGCCGCCATCCCCGCCCTCATCTACCTCAGCGCCGGCCTGCCGGCGACCGCCGGCACGCTGAGCATCGGCACCCTCGTCGCGTTCACCGGCCTCCAGGCCGGCCTGTTCCGGCCGCTGATGGGCCTGCTGGGCGTCGGCGTCTCGCTGACCAGCTCGCTCGCCCTGTTCGCGCGCATCTTCGAATACCTCGACCTGCCGGTCGAGGTGGACGATCCCGCCGAGCCCGTGCGCCTGGACCGGCCGGTCCGCGGCCACCTGCGCTTCGAGGACGTCACGTTCGCGTACCCCGGCAGCACGACCCCCGCGGTCGCCGGCGTCACCCTGGACGTCCCGGCCGGCACGTCGCTCGCCCTGGTCGGCGCCACCGGCTCCGGCAAGAGCACCATCGCCGCCCTGATCGCCCGCCTCTACGACCCGTCCGCCGGCCGGATCACCGTCGACGGCATCGACATCCGCGACCTGCGGCTGGCCGACCTCGCCGGCATCGTCGGCGTGGTCAGCCAGGAGACCTACCTGCTGCACACGACCGTACGGGAGAACCTGCGCTACGCCCGCCCGGACGCGACCGACGAGCAGATCGAACAGGCCGCCCGGGCCGCACACATCCACGACCTGATCGCCGACCTGCCCGACGGCTACGACACGGTCGTCGGCTCCCGCGGACACCGCTTCTCCGGCGGCGAGAAGCAGCGCATCGCGATCGCCCGCACCCTGCTACGCGACCCACGGATCCTCGTCCTGGACGAGGCGACAAGCGCCCTCGACACCGTGACCGAACGCGCCGTGCAACACGCCTTCGACGAACTCTCCCGCGGCCGCACCACGGTGACCATCGCCCACCGCCTCTCCACCATCCGCGACGCCGACCAGATCGCGGTCGTCGCACACGGCCACATCCTCGAATCCGGCGACCACGCCGACCTCCTCTCGGCCGGCGGCCACTACGCCACCCTGGCCGCGTGA
- a CDS encoding MarR family winged helix-turn-helix transcriptional regulator, giving the protein MDRGADDDSLSELFWSVARNLRHLNRETLGPLNISPSHGRALSVLWRHGPMRPGALAEHLRIAARSATEVVDDLQERGLVARAPDPADRRATLLTLTEAGTATGVAIKSARQAAAERFFAGLSGEDRAELARILRELRD; this is encoded by the coding sequence GTGGACCGCGGCGCCGACGACGACAGCCTGTCCGAGCTGTTCTGGTCCGTCGCCCGCAACCTGCGCCACCTCAACCGCGAGACCCTCGGGCCGCTGAACATCTCGCCGTCGCACGGCCGGGCGCTCAGCGTCCTGTGGCGCCACGGCCCGATGCGCCCGGGCGCGCTCGCCGAGCACCTGCGGATCGCGGCCCGCTCGGCCACCGAGGTCGTCGACGACCTCCAGGAGCGCGGCCTGGTCGCCCGCGCGCCGGACCCGGCCGACCGGCGCGCCACCCTGCTGACCCTCACCGAGGCGGGCACCGCGACCGGCGTGGCGATCAAGTCGGCCCGGCAGGCCGCGGCGGAGCGGTTCTTCGCCGGGCTCAGCGGCGAAGACCGCGCGGAGCTGGCCCGCATCCTGCGCGAGCTGCGCGACTAG